The Streptomyces achromogenes DNA segment GGTGGGACACATCCGCAGACGGTTCCGCGCCCGAGCGGAGCCACGGTGGAGAGGCCCGCCCATGGCAACGATCCGTGAAAGAGCCCGCGGCGCCCTGCTCGGCCTCGCCGTCGGAGACGCCCTCGGCGCCCCCGCCGAGAACATGAAGCCCTCCGAGATCCGCGCCCGCTGGGGCCGCATCACCGGCTACGTCGCCGACCGGCCGGCCGGCACGGACGACACCGAGTACGCGATCTTCTCCGGCCTGCTGCTCGCCCGGCACGGCTCCGCGCTCACCCCGGCCCACGTCGAGTCGGCCTGGCACCAGTGGATCGCCGACCGGGACGAAGGCCCCTTCCGCGGCGCGGGCTTCAGCGAGCGCGGCACCCTGGAGAACCTCCGCCGCGGACTCGCGGCGCCCATCTCGGCGCAGCACCGGCACGCCTGGAGCGACGGCCTGGCGATGCGCGCGGCCCCCTTCGGCGTCTTCGCCGCGGGCCGTCCGGCGGAGGCCGCCCGGCTGGTCGCGATCGACGGCGCGGTGAGCCACGACGGCGAGGGCATCTACGGCGGGCAGGCGGTCGCGGCGGGCGTGGCCGCGGCGATGGCCGGGGCGCCGCCGATCGCGGTGGTCGCCTCGGCTCTCGCGGTGGTCCCCGAGGACTCCTGGACGGCCCGTTCCCTGCGCCGGGCGGCGGCGGTGGCCCACCGGGGCGAACGGGCCGTGCGCTCGGCCGTCGTCGTCGGCGGCTATCCGTGGACCGATCTGGCCCCGGAGGCCGTCGCCCTCGCGTTCGGCGCCTACGCGGCCGCCGACGGCGACTTCCGCGAGGCGGTCCTCACGGCGGTGAACATGGGCCGCGACGCGGACACCACGGCGGCGGTGGCGGGCGCTCTGGCCGGCGCCACCCGGGGGGTCTCGGCGATCCCCCCGGACTGGGCGGCGGCCATCGGCCCGGCACGGGGCACGTGCCTGCCCTCGATGGCGGGCCA contains these protein-coding regions:
- a CDS encoding ADP-ribosylglycohydrolase family protein — translated: MATIRERARGALLGLAVGDALGAPAENMKPSEIRARWGRITGYVADRPAGTDDTEYAIFSGLLLARHGSALTPAHVESAWHQWIADRDEGPFRGAGFSERGTLENLRRGLAAPISAQHRHAWSDGLAMRAAPFGVFAAGRPAEAARLVAIDGAVSHDGEGIYGGQAVAAGVAAAMAGAPPIAVVASALAVVPEDSWTARSLRRAAAVAHRGERAVRSAVVVGGYPWTDLAPEAVALAFGAYAAADGDFREAVLTAVNMGRDADTTAAVAGALAGATRGVSAIPPDWAAAIGPARGTCLPSMAGHHVLDVAELLVPGEGGKWGEGVVVADVVPILMSPERLSHPDPTAFALTAATTVTTTTATATATATANDSSEACP